In Candida orthopsilosis Co 90-125, chromosome 4 draft sequence, a single genomic region encodes these proteins:
- a CDS encoding Yil091c protein (S. cerevisiae homolog YIL091C has binding, U3 snoRNA binding and has role in maturation of SSU-rRNA from tricistronic rRNA transcript (SSU-rRNA, 5.8S rRNA, LSU-rRNA), ribosomal small subunit biogenesis), with translation MTGRSKRGHNNDNSGHHRDRNVKRGRTELRTVTRTSQRPKRDDKEKNHSIQTIDNGDTLKDQSDSKMEDVSEEEDLSGKAYSALLTLLKSKNKEKSNLEQNETKIAQEEQNQDANAEDDEELAGENFAEDNEESESESENEEEDSPAELAIDPFEVHFNQPSDEYLEKEEKLVIKEHNKWTTSSKVTYEDLSLSSTTLSPPGETITHVNNKKDTSTIKDFKSLKMRVLDAYENEFGEDVTKLDSILLQPILNYQDVNYQYKTYANKTYKKLYAMHALNHIYKTRDRIIKNTAKLHQAAENNQDLELRDQGFTRPKVLILLPSREACHTLVELLIKLSGTTQQENKKRFTTQFHAKDVPRSNKPQDFQDAFKGNNNDYFCIGLKLTRKSLKLYSSFYTSDIIIASPLGLSMILENPDKKKRQYDFISSIEVLIVDRANQIEMQNWDHVNTIMKYINKVPKDFHDADFSRIRMWSINDQAKLLRQTLVFCEYLTPSINNLVSSKSFNLSGKTKFKPIIISETSIMNSIGIKIKQIFQRFPSESPATDPDSRFKFFINSVLPNLLKTTSYEDGIMIYIPSYFDYLRIKDYFKTSTKFNFGAIDEYSSQSKLTRTRHEFANGKIKIMLYTERLHYFRRYEVGGVKNIIMYAPPTNPIFYKELIRFIAKSVFKDECDLNLVTVKILYSKWDATALDRIVGNERAPILCHSRNEMYEFR, from the coding sequence ATGACTGGAAGGAGCAAAAGAGGCCATAACAATGACAACTCTGGCCATCACAGGGACAGAAATGTTAAACGTGGAAGAACAGAGCTAAGAACAGTAACAAGAACTTCCCAAAGACCAAAAAGAGATGATAAGGAGAAGAaccattcaattcaaacaattgacaatgGTGATACCCTTAAAGACCAAAGTGACAGCAAAATGGAAGATGTGTCTGAGGAAGAGGATCTTAGTGGAAAAGCTTACTCTGCATTGTTGACATTACTAAAATCAAAGAACAAGGAAAAATCCAACTTGGAgcaaaatgaaacaaagaTAGCTCAAGAGGAGCAAAACCAGGATGCAAACGcagaagatgatgaagaactTGCTGGGGAAAATTTTGCCGAGGACAACGAAGAATCAGAAAGCGAATcagaaaatgaagaagaagactCACCAGCAGAGTTGGCAATTGACCCTTTTGAAGTACACTTCAACCAGCCTAGTGAtgaatatttggaaaaggaagagAAATTGGTTATAAAAGAGCATAATAAGTGGACCACTCTGTCGAAGGTGACCTACGAGGACTTATCTTTGAGTTCAACAACGTTATCACCCCCTGGAGAAACTATAACTCATGTGAATAATAAGAAAGACACCTCCACCATTAAAGATTTCAAGTCATTAAAAATGAGAGTGTTGGACGCatatgaaaatgaatttgggGAAGATGTTACGAAATTGGATTCTATCCTTCTTCAGCCTATATTAAACTACCAAGATGTTAACTATCAATATAAAACATACGCAAATAAGACTTACAAGAAGCTCTATGCAATGCACGCATTAAATCATATATACAAGACCAGAGATagaattatcaaaaacacTGCTAAATTGCACCAGGCAGCAGAGAACAATCaggatttggaattgagAGATCAGGGCTTTACTCGTCCAAAAGTATTGATTCTTTTACCATCAAGAGAAGCGTGTCATACATTGGTTGAATTATTGATTAAATTATCAGGTACGACCCAACAGGAGAATAAGAAAAGGTTCACTACTCAATTCCATGCCAAGGACGTCCCCAGAAGCAACAAACCACAGGATTTTCAAGATGCATTCAAGGGGAACAACAACGATTATTTTTGCATTGGGTTGAAGTTGACACGTAAGTCTTTGAAGTTGTACTCATCCTTTTATACCTCAGATATTATCATAGCTTCTCCACTTGGATTATCgatgattttggaaaaccCAGATAAAAAGAAGCGTCAATatgatttcatttcatcaattgaagtgCTTATTGTTGACAGAGCTAACCAAATTGAGATGCAAAACTGGGATCATGTAAATACAATTATGAAATATATCAACAAAGTGCCTAAAGATTTCCATGATGCTGATTTTAGTAGGATTAGAATGTGGAGCATCAATGATCAAGCCAAGTTGTTGAGACAAACGTTGGTGTTTTGTGAGTACTTGACTCCGTCAATTAACAACCTTGTTTCgtcaaaatctttcaacCTACTGGGTAAGACGAAGTTCAAGCCAATCATCATTTCTGAAACAAGCATCATGAACTCCATTGGTATCAAGATCAAGCAAATTTTTCAGAGATTCCCCAGTGAATCGCCCGCTACTGATCCTGATAGTAGGTTCAAgtttttcatcaattcagTACTCCCTAACTTACTAAAAACCACATCTTATGAAGATGGTATAATGATCTACATTCCATCCTACTTTGACTATCTTCGTATCAAAGATTATTTTAAGACGTCGACAAAGTTCAACTTTGGTGCAATTGACGAATACAGTTCTCAATCCAAATTGACTAGAACGAGACACGAGTTCGCAAATggtaaaatcaaaatcatgCTATACACAGAGAGATTACATTACTTCAGAAGATATGAAGTCGGTGGAGTTAAAAATATCATCATGTATgcaccaccaacaaacCCTATATTCTATAAAGAGTTGATTCGTTTCATTGCCAAATCAGTGTTCAAAGATGAAtgtgatttgaatttagtcACTGTGAAGATTCTTTACTCGAAATGGGATGCGACTGCTTTGGACAGAATCGTGGGTAATGAGCGTGCTCCAATCCTTTGtcattcaagaaatgaaatGTATGAATTTAGGTAG